The genomic stretch cactatttatttgttgaaatactttagattcaaggataatttttaacaaaaaaacacaccTATTCCatgaacaagtttattttacatattttataagacatataaatcaaacttttacattacaaagattacaaataaattcaaacaaaagtgtACTTGAGATAAATTGGATGTTTGGGCCTACTTCTCATGCCATAGATTGAAACAAGTTGGCATGCAAAGGCCAAATGGTTTGTCTTTAGAGTCCTTGCAAATAGAGCAGGCATAAAAGGTTTGCTTCCTTGTATTGTGTGCTTCTCGGCAGACATGGCACCTCAGTCGCTTTTCCAGCTTGACAGGAGCATGAGTCGTCTGTGAAGAGCGGATGGGGCGAGGTTTCCGTGGAATGGGTTCTAcatgaatgtattgttttataataatgtctctGAAATTCAGATAGGTTGTCTTCGTTgtcaatttggaaaaaataaatgtgcTGTTCCACAGTGATACATCTAGcaggtggaaaaatatttttatgtaccaccGAAGAGACTTTCTAGGAGTGGAATAATAAGAGATCATTTGATCACTGCGATCAATCCCACTCATACCCTTGTTGTAGCGAACAACCATGCTGGGCTTTTGGATCACTTCTCccctttttgttcttgtttcctCCATCTCGGGGCCATTTGAAGTTGAAATagtcaaaacatttcttttatctcGCCATTTCATGACGGTAACGTCACCTCTTTGACGGCTCACACACTCCccctttttcagttttgtttgcaCCACAACTTGCGGATTCCCAACTCTATTTGACTGTAGAGTACCACACATGTTAGTCTGGTTGGTCATGAGGTACTCGGCCAGGTCCACGCTGTTGTAGAAATTGTCGAGAAAGATTATGTGGCCTTTGCCGAGGTAGTTCTGCATTAACTTTCTCACAACTTCAAAGGCGTGGCCCTTTTCTTTGTCAATAAGTGTCCCCTTTCCTAAGTAGatgatgatatttaaaatgaatccaTCAGATGTTGTCAGTTCGTACAGTTTTATACCGTACTtgtgtgatttgttttttatatactgccGAAACGACAGTCGGCCTCTGAAGAGGACCATAGCCTCATCTAGAGAAAGTGACTTCCCAGGGCTGTAAACCCTAACAGAGTTTGCTAAGATATCATTGAGGACATTCTCAATTTTATGCATCCTATTGTCTGTGGAGTCTATGtttggatcataaaaacacaaacatcttaaaatacattcaaaacgaTTGCGGGACATGGTCCGGCCAAAGATAGGATGCTCATATAAGCCGTCCTTGGACCAATAGTGTTTTATAGATGGAAGGTTTACATTACCCATCAACATacacaaacctaaaaattttttcaattcttcaacaGAAACATTTTCCCAAAAGTTTAGATGAGCATGTTTTGGAAAGAGGTGTCCCTCGCATGATTCCAGCTCTGGTGTTTGTCCATGTGACAATTTTTTCTAACAGGGCGGTGTCAAAAATATTGCCAAACACTTCAACTGGATCAGTTGTTTGTATATTCACTTTTTCTTCACCCACAAAATCATGAATTAGTGGGACTTTGTTCGTGTCAGTCCAACAACCATTAATACTGATATGATCATTGTGGACTTCATTGGCAACGAACTGTACATTAACATCatcggtaaaattattttgattctgcACATATTCATGTGCCTCTACTTCAGTAACAACTTCATTGCGGTCTACTTCACTACTAGAATCATCACTACTGTTAGAGGTTGGAATGTACTCACTGTTACCatctgatgaaaataaagaacttatttcagtgtcactgtcactatcaattaACTCACGGTCAATCTCACTGTTGGTACACACACGCCTTCGTTTTCTATTTGGCTCCATGTTCATAAAAAATCAGATAGAAGCTTATACAGTACGTAAACTTACTCACAGAACGTAACCTCATTcactgaacataacctcaaacttagTGAACCACGTGCTCTGCTGCAGTGGCGCGGCCGGACGAGCATTTCACAAACTAATACTGTTGAGACCAGTGAAATATATACCGTAAATACAGGTCATTGACTTTGACTTATCCAGAGACCAACCGTCCCATATTTGCGCCAGACACCCCCAGAGACCGATACGAAAATATTAAACCGTTAAAATAGACCAGTGATTTGTCAGGatattattagtaacaatagAACACTGTCCCAAATATGCGCCGTCGGTCTGTATCAGCGGGCCCGAGCGGCTCATATGTGGGACGCTGGTCCAGGAGTAAAAACCGTACGGCGCATATATGGGACAGCTGgtctatatatatgttttttatttaacatatcggtagcgaacgtgtgttaaaaaaaatttttttaggaatttttaaatattgtgtgtgaaaaaattatttttttatacaaaaaaaaattttttttctcatttgtttttttagatagaatgataaaagatgcaacaccatttggaattgcactgttctatatgcataccaaatttcaattctctagcatttatagtttttgagatacatgtacctttatatgaaaaaaaccaagtttccgggaaatgtccggtaaaggcaaaaatgactgctaaactaaccttttgctgctaaaatatcccagctccgtactcagggtcatctgggtcttcatttttctcttctaatgcaagttttcttttcctcctagcaactctagcctccttggtcatgtctaaagcagatttttctgcctttttcaatcgtattgtatcaaaatttcgcaatgcggcaacagacttctcgctcagtttgattcctagcttgttataacacatccaatttgctggtgaatccattattaaaagttaaaactgcatcatatatgccaagttttagagtgtttagccttacaaaaacatttttaggcaccttagaccagacggcattgttgaaactttcgttctggttttgagtcttttggtcaaggcatttttttagaagatccggattggctaaatctctataaatttgtttgatctgtaccatcacttcatatggcaaattgtgtgacttgtggctgaaagtctgatgtagggcttcggctttattataaccgcaccacgactccggtccctttggacataggccatgttgcggagtgtcatcattcgatattttgtggaaataagttgcccaccacacatttttaaccatttgttgaagatctgatccacctctttttatagctaggccataatattcttgcagcttgtctatgtcattatttgttagcctattcttgccccctattgctctattatcttttagttttgtttttcccaacagttttcttcaattcccttagtctgctccccattctcttcttgacatgattgacgcattccagttttcttacttctacttcatctccatatggcttatcgtcaaccacctttttaaaaccattgctgttaccatctcctaagtatcgtacataccgtttgacccttcgtagtttttggaacatatatgatcaggtactatttttttttttttcatgcacagtgcagatttgacagtatttggacattatggaaacatccaacaccttgccagtatctaatgatgttacgctgacaaccccattcagtgacttgtgtcccctccttttccaagacccatctaaacaaaccgtcaaatctctttttgacgtttcttcacactcatttacagacacagcttcctcaattgcctgcttcatactttcactagcacaattttcaacagcctgatatattatgttactacaaggtcctattttttgaggtggtaaaggtaagtctaataatgaacacagaatgttacctgcactgataccttttccgatcgttctcatgccgtaaataaatttcaagtttacctcatatttttccattctcattttctttagagttgtaaaaattagttgattccaaacaaacacaacatttcagttcaatattcacagccaattcaaatcttttcttatccgtagtacaaagttctatgcagtcttcgctatcgcagaatttacattttacaaatttttttaattgctcactaaataaactaagatccaaaataacactacccattccagttccttcataattgtcatatttatcaaaggacagtttttttagaagcagagctaatgtttgcattagtagtaggcctagggctagggctagcagaatctgtttgggtaggcctagatttagagtccaacttacggtacttgtttcctctaaactcacgtttagatttagttttgtaactaacctttgctcttggcatggttataagaagttgtaaaacacttcaagaaacaatacacactcctaatctaccactaactatgaataaagtgcaacacttttagtaaaacacaattatccgacacaaacacatataacataacctcctaagcatatcaaaacaaataaagcaatattctttctgtcatctgtattcccagttgtcagtaccaggttgaccaacagagcaaagccataacatacttaaAACTAAccacacatgatatatatgattgtgtcagccaacatcttacgaactgctgcaaaaaactagtgaacatcttttgtttgtgaattttttttggtaatttataaatttatttgagcattaatacttacatatttttaaaatacacactttaaactattaaaaaaatgcaataaaaaattttttctaatttttttaattttcaatcgaCCTATGTACCTTTTTtcgggtcccatgttatttaaatgggagtacactgcaacatgtcggtaccattatctcctaaactattagacatattgactttaaactttagggttttgttctacattaacagctttatattttcatgccttttttttaatatctcaataaacaaaaaaattatcgtggtagcaatttaacaaaaaaattttattttttaattatgtaaatacaatattttttaaatttataaaaacataatatatattgataaaaaagcatgaatctactcaccaactagtctgcaataagtgtgtaaaatttgaagtttgtaagtctaataattgtttcacaacgtgttccgaaatgtcacaaaacggtactttcggtaaaacagctttaaagttttagttacacttcaaaacacataatcactttaaaatccacctggacagtaatcatcttcttcatttttactcttttttcctatccttctttttatcctcttctttttattttcttcttggacttctttgtcagcttttttaaccctattggaatcgatttgttgaaggccttcaaccataaagcgtcctggtcggatgcataatcgttccaaaacattcactttggccattgctccttcattaaaactaagaactgcatcacaaacccataattttaatgtctgaatgccaacaaatgtggtcttgggtagcctattccaaattacgctattgatgctttcattagggttctgtgttttaaccgtgcagacacctctttagtagggctggggctgataaatccttatagattggttttatttcttccataatagattcaggcaatgagtttgtatgtttgaaatcatctagcttattatttgcctgagcttgtctgtatatgcaccaagactcaatcccaggcgggcatagttcgtgctgaggttttgcgtcagtcgataatttgtgatagaacgtagcccatattgctctcttcattttttcaacatctttcaaattattccttattgccatcccataaaaacgttgtaagtgatctatctctacatcagtcaacctaccttgtcctacaagtcctttaccatccttcaatttgattccttttttatccctcttcaatcgccgcagtcttgttcctagtcgcttctgaatatggcctacacattcaagtttttctaacaaaacatcatcaccatagggattgtttgccacaacatgagtaaaccccttagagtccccatctccaaggtattttgtgtatcgcacattgagtttagcctcagagcggcgacaaagagtcagagctcccgccacctccattccaccacttgtacctgaaaaatttgccaaacaagtaccagaatttttgtgctgtttcaatagggttttgtcatggcttagaggttttctgacacatttattacaatatttgctgaaacactcaaagtccataacctttcctgtatcgaaggatgttgctgtcattacgccgttcacagaggtgaagcctcgcttctgccaggtaccgtcaaaagcggctgctatatcacgacaatcatcatttaggctacgaacttcatcagctgcctgtctaagtgaacatttacttacctctgttacagcagtaagcagttttttattcaatagccattttgttcaattttttatgtacattcaGAAAAACTACACATGTATGGctcaattcataaaaaaactcaatctatatatacaataatgaaaCTATGTACACCACTTTTTCTGAGCAAACTTCACTCGGAATCACTGTTGGGCCTCATCCTCTTCCTCCCAGGCTTTAGGGGCCTTGGGTAGTGATCTAAATATGGATAACACTCCTTGTGAATACCACAATTACACTGAGGACACCAATATCTGCTTCTTTTGGAGGTTGTTGGACCACAAAGGCGCAGGCGACTTCCCTCAAGATGAGCAATTTTGTGGCCTGTATCACCACCTGGTCCTGGCTGGATTCTTTGGGGAATATTGTCTTGACTGTTTACCAGATCATGGACTATTTCTACTAAAAAATCATACCTTGAAACTGGTCTATCAGtattatttgaatacaaaataaatgcatTGAACAGAGCGATGTCAATGAAGTTCATGAAGAGTTTTTTCCAGTATTTAGGAGTAGTTCTAGTACAAGAATAATGATATATTGACTTGTC from Homalodisca vitripennis isolate AUS2020 unplaced genomic scaffold, UT_GWSS_2.1 ScUCBcl_319;HRSCAF=2058, whole genome shotgun sequence encodes the following:
- the LOC124370553 gene encoding piggyBac transposable element-derived protein 4-like, producing the protein MHKIENVLNDILANSVRVYSPGKSLSLDEAMVLFRGRLSFRQYIKNKSHKYGIKLYELTTSDGFILNIIIYLGKGTLIDKEKGHAFEVVRKLMQNYLGKGHIIFLDNFYNSVDLAEYLMTNQTNMCGTLQSNRVGNPQVVVQTKLKKGECVSRQRGDVTVMKWRDKRNVLTISTSNGPEMEETRTKRGEVIQKPSMVVRYNKGMSGIDRSDQMISYYSTPRKSLRWYIKIFFHLLDVSLWNSTFIFSKLTTKTTYLNFRDIIIKQYIHVEPIPRKPRPIRSSQTTHAPVKLEKRLRCHVCREAHNTRKQTFYACSICKDSKDKPFGLCMPTCFNLWHEK